The window AAACATCGTCCAGAATGGCTGTTATCTGGCGCCTGGCCTGGCTTTTGGCGCTGGTCATCAGTATCCATCTGATGCTGCTCATCCGGTTCGGAGACGAGCCGGAGATGGCGCATGCTGCCGTTCCAGCCTCATGCGCCAGCGGAGCCATCGACAGCGCCAGCCTCGACCAGTCTTCCGGCGCCGCCGGTCTGCTGGTGAATGTTTCCGGCCATACATCCGCCACGGGAACGCAGAACATCACGGTCTGGCTTGACGGCGCTCAGCTTGGGTCCCTCCCCGTGGATGAGAACGGCGGCTTCAGCGGCCAGGTGAGTGTCCCCAATGATATACCTGACGGTGATTACAGCTTTTCCCTCGCGGTAAGCGATTGCGTCCAGACCCGGGAAGTCCTTTTCATCGGCGACAGCATCACTGAAGGAGCGTTCGCCAGTTCCCGGGAGACCGCCTATGCCAGCCTGCTGACCGACGACCTCAGGCGTCGAAACGGCAATGGCACCTGGCTGCTTGATGTCTACGGCGTTTCCGGCTACGGGTCGCTGATTCTGGACGACATCTTCAACGATCCTTTTTACCAGAACAGCCTGAATCCGCCTCCCTACTTCCCGCGTGCCTGGTGGAAAGAATCAGGACCGGACCTGGTGGTCATCGAACTGGGTGTCAACAATCTTCCGGGGCTCGACTGGAGTACACGCTACGACGGATCCTTCCGTGGTTATATCGATGATGACGAGGCTCTCGCCTGGTGGAAATCTGATATCACCGGTGCAGTCGACTTCTTTGTAAATCAGCGTGGTATTCCCGCCAACCGCATCCTTATCCTTGGCCAGTGGCCTTTCGGCAGCGCTTCCAACTATCGTGGCGAGCGCTATGAAGGCGGCGACCACGAGCTGATCTGGGACCGCTGGAACCTGGAGATGCAGACCCATGCCGATTCCCTGGGATGCACCTTTGTACCAATGGCCGACGTCTTCGGGCCCGGTTATATCCCTGATAATGAAGAACCTGAAGGCGATCCCGGCGACTATATAGACCACTACCACGGGAATTCCAATGTACATCCCAACGACAGTGGCATGGCCATGTTCGCCGGCCGTATCGCGGATTACCTGCCGGCTGAGTTCGGCGGCGGCGAGCGGCTGCAGCTACCCTTCACGGTAGACACGGCCTCATCTTATGAGCTGCCGCTGACGCTGGAGGTCGGCTCCCCATACTGGGCCAGCTACTCCGAATATACAGGCGGCCTGCTCTCGGTGGATTTCATATTCAGGAATCCGGGTATTAATAGTGCGCTGGCCATCGGGATAACTGAGAGCCGTAGCACCAACGGGGTCATCTGCGTATCAGACCTGCCTGTGGCCGTCGGCGATATCGCACCAGGCTCGGTGTCACAGGTGACAATGAGGTACGCGATCCCTCCAGGGGTCAACTATTTCAGGGTCAGCCTGGCTGCCAGAGCGCTGGATGCCGCCGGCAGGGAGTACCGGTATCCATGAGCCGTCTGACCAAAAGGAGCCGATATGGACTGGAAGAAAGTGGCACTGGTCGTCATGGTCTGCCTGCTGGCCGCGATGCTGGTCTCAGGCTGTGCCCAATCCAACCAGGAGCAGGACACTCCCGGTGAAGACGGCGTAGCCGGTTTCTGGCCGGGCCTGTGGCACGGACTCATCCTCCCTATCGCATTCATAATCTCTCTCTTCGATGAGAGTGTGGGCATATACGAGATCCACAACAATGGCAACTGGTACAACTTCGGATTCGTGCTGGGAACCTGGTTCGTGTTCGGCAGTATCCTCGCGGGGAATAAAGGCCGCAAGTGAGACGGCAGGGGAACGTCGAGCGAGCACCGGCGGTGAGCCGGCATGGATGATGCGCCCAATATCGCCTCGCTGCAAAAAGTCCGCAAGGTCTACCATATGGGCGAGATCGAGATCAACGCCCTGCAGGAGCTCGACCTCGACATCAGGCGCGGCGAGTTCCTGGCCGTAGTGGGGCCGAGCGGCTCCGGCAAGACGACCCTCCTCAACCTCCTAGGCGGCATTGACACGCCCAGCAGCGGCCGCATCATCATCGATGGCGAGGATATCTCTGGCTTCAGCCAGAAAGAGCTGACCTTCTTCCGGCGCGAGAAGATCGGCTTCGTCTTTCAGTTCTTCAACCTTATCCCTACCCTGACCGCCAGGGAGAATGTGGATTTTGCCATCGAGCTGGCATCGAGGGACAAGGTGCCGCCATCCCGTAACGCCAGACAGCTGCTGGAGCTCGTGGGCATGGAGGCACGGCTCGACCATTTCCCGGCCCAGCTCTCCGGAGGCGAACAGCAGCGGGTCGCGGTCGCCAGGGCGCTGGCCATGGATCCGGCGCTTATTTTGGGGGACGAGCCTACCGGCAACCTGGACTTCCGCACCGGCAAGCTTGTGCTGAAAGCGATGAAGGACCTTAACCGGGCGGAAGGCAAGACCTGCATCATCGTCACCCATAACACGCCCCTGGCCCAGGTCGCCGACCGGATTCTGCATCTGCGCGATGGGACGATCGCCGAGGAAGAGATCGTGGCGAATCCCATCCCTCCCGAAGACATCACCTGGTAGCAGGATGCACATGCTACTGCTCAAAACCTGGCGTGACATCAAGGCTCGCAAGGGGCAGTTCGCAGCCCTGATAGTGCTGGTGGCGCTGGGGATCACCAGCTTCGTGGCGTTTGTATCCGGGTACTACAATCTCACCACCTCGACCAACCAGGCCAACAGCATCCTCAAGCTGGCGGACTTCGAGGTGCGGGTGGTCGACGCGCCGCGCGACATCCTGGCGGAGATAGAGAAAGTGCCCGGCGTAGCTGCCGTCCAGGGACGCCTGGTGATCGACACTGGCGTCGACCTGGACGAGGACACCCAGATGACCGGGCGTGTGATCAGCCTCCCCGCTGGCGTGCATCCTGTTGTGGACGACGTCATCGTCGAATCCGGCGATTATCCTCCGCGGGATTCGACCGGCATCCTCCTGCATAAGAAGATCGCGGAAGACAACAGCCTCTCGCTGGAGGACAGCCTCGGCGTCTGGGCCAACGGGGTCAAGCACGACCTGGAGATCGACGGCACCGTCACCACGGCCGAGTTCATCTATCCGATCCGGGCCAAGGGTGAGATACCGTCGACCAGGGATTTCGCCATCATCTTCATGAATGAGGATGCCGCCGGGAAGCTGTTCGGCCGCGCCGGCAGCTACAACGATTTCGCGGTCACGATCGCACCCGGCGCCGACCGGGAGGCAGTGATCCACGAAGTCGAGGGCACGCTCGAGCCATTCCGGATTGAGGAGACGATCAGACAGGAAGACCAGCCCAGCAATTTCGCCATCCACGAGGAGATCAGGCAGAACCAGAGCTTCGCCTACTTCATGCCTCTGGTCATCCTGATTATCTCTGCGCTATCGCTGTTCATCGCGCTCTCGCGGCTGGTACAGTCGCAGCGGGGCGAGATCGGCCTCGCCAAGGCCCTGGGTTACGCCAACTGGCAGATCCTGCTCCATTACCTTTTCTTCTCGCTGATAATCGCCATAGCCGGTTCGATCCTGGGATTCATCATCGGCCAGGTCTTCGCCGTGTACATCACCAAACTTTATGTAGACCTGCTCGGCATCCCTTTCCTGGAAAGCCAGATACACCCCGAGGTGATCATCTGGTCGGTGCTGATGAGCACGGTATCCTGTGTCGCCGCCGGGCTGCTGCCCGCATATGCTTCCGCGAGGTTGCTGCCGGTTAAGGCGATGCACGCCGATCCCACCCTGGTGGTATCCGGGGGCAAGGTGCCCCTGGTGGAAAAGTTGCTGCGGCCGATCCTGCCGAAGGCGTTCACCTTCCGGATTCCTTTCAGGAATATCTTCCGGGCCAAGCGCCGCAGCCTCTACACGATCGTCGGCATCGCTTTCGCCCTGATCCTGACGATATCCACCTGGGCGCTGTTCGATTCGTTGAACGAGCTGCTCGATGTCCAGTTCGGCCAGACCGAGAAATGGGACATCTCAGCGGCCTTCGAGGTCCCGTTCACTGAGGAGACGGTCGAGAGCGTCAATGGAATCGACGGTGTGGATAAAGTACAGCCGGCGCTGCAGCTACCTGTCCGGCTCGAAGCTGACGGACGCTCGAAGGAAGTCCTTGTCACGGCCATGGAACCTGACCAGAGCTTCCACGGCCTCAGGATCATCGAAGGGGATGCCGGCGAGGCGCTGAGTGGTGGAGGCATGATCATGACTCCCGTGATCGCCGAGGGACTGGGCGCGAAGGTCGGCGATGAGATCAGCGTCCGTTCACCCTATCTGAAAGAGGAGAGACTTATCCTGAAGGCGATCAGCGACGAGATGTGGGGTTCCCCCGTCTACGTGAGCGCAACCGACGGCAGAAAACTCGCCGGTTCGCCTGTCAGCGTCTACAACTCGCTCTACCTGGACGTCGACCCCGAACAGGCCAGAGCCATAAAGAAGCAGCTTTACACGCTTCCCGGAGCGTCCACGGTGACGATCAAGGACGCCGTGGAGCAGAGCATCCGCGCCATGTTCGACTTCATGTACCTGTTCGGCGGCATCCTGCTACTCTTCGGGTTCACCATGGCCTTTGTGGTCATCTATAACACATTCACTGCGAACATCCTCGAGCGGTCGCGCGAGATCGCTACGATGCGGACCATCGGCGAAGACCGCCTCCACCTAGCCGCCATGATCACCCTGGAGAACCTGTTCCTGGCGGTCGTCGGCATCCCGGTTGGCATCATTGCAGGCCTGTGGGTGACCGACGCCCTCTTCGCATCACTCTCCACCGAGGCTTACCAGTTCAAGGCCGTGCTTTATGGGACCAGCTACGCCTGGATCATCCTGTGCATCCTGGGGGTTCTGCTGGTCTCGGAGATCCCCCCGATCCGGAGGATATTCAAGCTGGATCTGGCGGAAGCTACGAAGGTTATCGAATAGCCGTTAGCCAGTCCAGAAACGCCGCGTGTTAAATCAGGTTTATTGTTTTCTATTTGACTGCCTCTAAAGAATCCGGGATTTTCGCACAATTGCACCAGGTCATGACCTCGATATTGTCATTACCTTCCAGGTTCAGTATGCGTCTTGGATTTTCTCCATTTTCATTGACCAGCCAGAGCTCCCGACGCTTGCCATCCGTGGCAAGACTGAAAAGGATCGCGCTGCCGTCCGGTGACCAGGTGACGTCGGACGGAGCACCATCTTCACTTGTGGACCAGATCTGCTTTTTCTCACGGGTCTGAACATCGATGGTCCAGATCTCGCCTCCACCGGACTCCGACTGGCCCTCCGCCATCTGCACATAAACCAACCTGCGGGAATCGGGAGACCAGCTCGGCATTCTCGCCCAGGAATCACTCGAACCTTCTATCAGTTTTGTGAAATTGCTTCCGTTGATGTCAATCGTGCACAGTGGCGGAAAGCGGGTCTCCGAGCCCATGTTCGAAAAAGCCAGGCGGGTTCCGTCAGGTGACCAGGAAACGGTTTCAGCAAGCCCGGTGAAGATAAGGCCGAGGTCATTACCGCTTGTATCCGAGCGGCGGATATCGAAAGCGGGATCGGCCCTTGGATCCGCTGGAGCCTCGGTGTTAAATGGCTCATAGGCCACGGATTTACCGTCAGGAGCCCAGAGTGATAATCGTGATGAAGCAGTTATTGTTACAGGATTGGTACCATCAACTCCGGTGATGATGAGGGGATTGCCCCTTGTCAAAGCTGATCTCGAATCGCTGCTTGGCTTGGTCACACGAGAATACATAATACGTGTGCAATCAGGAGAAAGGGAGAAATCACTGGCGGTGGGAATCGTTCCAGTGTTATTGACTATACGCTGCGGCTCTCCACCGTTCGGACTCATCGACCAGATCGTGACGATTCCCGGATCTGGATCCTTGGTCAGCCTGTCGATGAAGATAATCGTGCCTGGCAGTGGCGGGCCGTCATTCCCGGCTACGGAAACGTTAGCTGCGCCTGCGTAATCGTTGTTTTGCCCTTGAGATGTCTGTCCATCGCCTCCACATGATGTCGCCAGCATAGCGATGGTTAACGCCGCCATTAAGAAGATGATTTGAATAAAAGCATTTTTCTTGCCGCTCGCAAACATGGTCCCCCCTGCTCTGAAGGTGTCATAATTTGACCAGTTAACGGCACTGAGGTGGCAATACTTGAGCGCGAAGGGTTGGTGGAGGCGGTCGTGCGTAATTTGAACTTATCTATTTTAAATCAGCTTGAGGAATCTGTGAAGAGGATTTCTGCTTAGCCCAGGGGCACAAGAACACAAAAGCTCCGGAAGACAGCATGACTAAATTTGAGGGTTTGCCGCCGGCACCGATGGGTCCTCTTAACCAGCTTTTTTCCAAACGTCTGCCTAATTAAATATTAATGACTCGTATATGTTTTGCGTGCTGTTAAGAAGACATAATGGAGTTGGAGTTACCCCGGTTCCATTGACACTTGAGGTTGACACAGCGGCCTACGCCGCTGAAATTACTAGAACTCGCCCCATCGGGAACGTTCATTTGTTGCCTAAATCCACCCATTCGCGTTCACCCAGGGCAACTCATCCAGGACACCGGAATAGATATAAGGGCTATCAACTATGCCGTCACCGTTTGCGTCTGGCGTAGACCAGTTGCTCCAATAGTTGCCGCCATCGGAAGGGTTGCTGAACGTATTGCTGGTTCCCAAATCTGCCTCGGCATTGGTTCCATTGTATTGGCTGCCACAGCGCTGTTCACAATCTGGTTAGAACTGCCGTGCTTGAACCAGATGCCCATCCAGTAACCCTCCACGGCCAGGTTTTTTACCGTGACGTTGCTCTTGGTATCCGCCACTACCCCGGTCAACAGAGCGCTGTAATTCTGATTTCCGATCAGTTTATGTCCGTTACCATCCAGCGTCACGTTGTTGCCGTCAATGGATATCCCTTGGGCGGCAACGACGTCACTCGCCAGCGTGCAGGTGCTGGTGACCGGATCCCAAGTGCCGATGATGGCCCTATTAACAGGTATGAAGGAGTCGATCGTGTTTCCGGTAAGAGTTTCAATTGACTTTATCACCAGATTGTCTGGAGTTTCGTCAATCTTCATGTGCTCATTAATATTGATCTCGTAGACGTCACCTGGATAGGTCCACTGCGGAGTATAGTCATCCATTCCACCGCCTGCGCCTGTGAGCACATAGGTGATGCCATCCTCAACATGCCGGTTGTAATGATGGGCGTGGCCTTCAAAGACGACATCGACGCCGTAATCAATAAACAGATTATGAATCTCGTCCCTGTTAGCTAATGCAGTGTCGAAACAGTCATTGGGGTCAGGATAATCCGTCGAATAACCTGCTGAGCAGTTGCCCCAAGAAAGAGACTCCTGACCGTAATGGCTGTCAGTATTGGGAGCTATGCCCGCAAACATAGGCCGATGCAGGAACACGACCGTCCATTTCTTGCCTTGAGATTCAACCAAGTCATTGATTAGCCAATTTTTCTGTGCTCCCAAGATCAGACAGCAACCCGAATCTTTCTGAGAACCTCCATTGGCACTGGGAATCTCAGTACTCAATGAGATGAAGTGGGTATCGCCTCTGTCGAAACTGTAATATTCCTCTCCGTTCGTTGATGCTTCCGTCCCGTTATTTACCGGTAAAGCAAACTCCTGTTCATAAGCCGCTTTCGCTGTTGAATAAGAGATTTCTTCATGGTTGCCGGTTGCTGTATAAAGAGGAACAGAAGCAGTCAACTGCATTGTCCCGCCAGGTACTGTCGCTGAGCCGC of the Actinomycetota bacterium genome contains:
- a CDS encoding metallophosphoesterase, translating into MRKGSKQGSSSRLFFLRIEEDPTLTNEPLAMPSRFASYLSRVKLLTLFTIIMLSAMLILTFSQMSKAQMINPHIFNLAVSNVNHDYNKPDSSSDSAYLVIKTDTTISATLSVSYDNASDTDPNCAGLNLRSASSTVNLAGDDGYLRHEILLDQLPASCVINYWVKDPGNDDQVIAESSFRTPQREGEPFSFGVVSDLHSGDGVSGDVTKVGTPHWRDTLNRMKEENLDMAISGGDAIHVRGWWDGPIHWGDGYYESLAEIENKYNALFSGSATVPGGTMQLTASVPLYTATGNHEEISYSTAKAAYEQEFALPVNNGTEASTNGEEYYSFDRGDTHFISLSTEIPSANGGSQKDSGCCLILGAQKNWLINDLVESQGKKWTVVFLHRPMFAGIAPNTDSHYGQESLSWGNCSAGYSTDYPDPNDCFDTALANRDEIHNLFIDYGVDVVFEGHAHHYNRHVEDGITYVLTGAGGGMDDYTPQWTYPGDVYEININEHMKIDETPDNLVIKSIETLTGNTIDSFIPVNRAIIGTWDPVTSTCTLASDVVAAQGISIDGNNVTLDGNGHKLIGNQNYSALLTGVVADTKSNVTVKNLAVEGYWMGIWFKHGSSNQIVNSAVAANTMEPMPRQIWEPAIRSATLPMAATIGATGLRQTQTVTA
- a CDS encoding SGNH/GDSL hydrolase family protein; protein product: MKTSSRMAVIWRLAWLLALVISIHLMLLIRFGDEPEMAHAAVPASCASGAIDSASLDQSSGAAGLLVNVSGHTSATGTQNITVWLDGAQLGSLPVDENGGFSGQVSVPNDIPDGDYSFSLAVSDCVQTREVLFIGDSITEGAFASSRETAYASLLTDDLRRRNGNGTWLLDVYGVSGYGSLILDDIFNDPFYQNSLNPPPYFPRAWWKESGPDLVVIELGVNNLPGLDWSTRYDGSFRGYIDDDEALAWWKSDITGAVDFFVNQRGIPANRILILGQWPFGSASNYRGERYEGGDHELIWDRWNLEMQTHADSLGCTFVPMADVFGPGYIPDNEEPEGDPGDYIDHYHGNSNVHPNDSGMAMFAGRIADYLPAEFGGGERLQLPFTVDTASSYELPLTLEVGSPYWASYSEYTGGLLSVDFIFRNPGINSALAIGITESRSTNGVICVSDLPVAVGDIAPGSVSQVTMRYAIPPGVNYFRVSLAARALDAAGREYRYP
- a CDS encoding ABC transporter ATP-binding protein; the encoded protein is MDDAPNIASLQKVRKVYHMGEIEINALQELDLDIRRGEFLAVVGPSGSGKTTLLNLLGGIDTPSSGRIIIDGEDISGFSQKELTFFRREKIGFVFQFFNLIPTLTARENVDFAIELASRDKVPPSRNARQLLELVGMEARLDHFPAQLSGGEQQRVAVARALAMDPALILGDEPTGNLDFRTGKLVLKAMKDLNRAEGKTCIIVTHNTPLAQVADRILHLRDGTIAEEEIVANPIPPEDITW
- a CDS encoding PD40 domain-containing protein yields the protein MFASGKKNAFIQIIFLMAALTIAMLATSCGGDGQTSQGQNNDYAGAANVSVAGNDGPPLPGTIIFIDRLTKDPDPGIVTIWSMSPNGGEPQRIVNNTGTIPTASDFSLSPDCTRIMYSRVTKPSSDSRSALTRGNPLIITGVDGTNPVTITASSRLSLWAPDGKSVAYEPFNTEAPADPRADPAFDIRRSDTSGNDLGLIFTGLAETVSWSPDGTRLAFSNMGSETRFPPLCTIDINGSNFTKLIEGSSDSWARMPSWSPDSRRLVYVQMAEGQSESGGGEIWTIDVQTREKKQIWSTSEDGAPSDVTWSPDGSAILFSLATDGKRRELWLVNENGENPRRILNLEGNDNIEVMTWCNCAKIPDSLEAVK
- a CDS encoding FtsX-like permease family protein — translated: MLLLKTWRDIKARKGQFAALIVLVALGITSFVAFVSGYYNLTTSTNQANSILKLADFEVRVVDAPRDILAEIEKVPGVAAVQGRLVIDTGVDLDEDTQMTGRVISLPAGVHPVVDDVIVESGDYPPRDSTGILLHKKIAEDNSLSLEDSLGVWANGVKHDLEIDGTVTTAEFIYPIRAKGEIPSTRDFAIIFMNEDAAGKLFGRAGSYNDFAVTIAPGADREAVIHEVEGTLEPFRIEETIRQEDQPSNFAIHEEIRQNQSFAYFMPLVILIISALSLFIALSRLVQSQRGEIGLAKALGYANWQILLHYLFFSLIIAIAGSILGFIIGQVFAVYITKLYVDLLGIPFLESQIHPEVIIWSVLMSTVSCVAAGLLPAYASARLLPVKAMHADPTLVVSGGKVPLVEKLLRPILPKAFTFRIPFRNIFRAKRRSLYTIVGIAFALILTISTWALFDSLNELLDVQFGQTEKWDISAAFEVPFTEETVESVNGIDGVDKVQPALQLPVRLEADGRSKEVLVTAMEPDQSFHGLRIIEGDAGEALSGGGMIMTPVIAEGLGAKVGDEISVRSPYLKEERLILKAISDEMWGSPVYVSATDGRKLAGSPVSVYNSLYLDVDPEQARAIKKQLYTLPGASTVTIKDAVEQSIRAMFDFMYLFGGILLLFGFTMAFVVIYNTFTANILERSREIATMRTIGEDRLHLAAMITLENLFLAVVGIPVGIIAGLWVTDALFASLSTEAYQFKAVLYGTSYAWIILCILGVLLVSEIPPIRRIFKLDLAEATKVIE